One region of Limnospira fusiformis SAG 85.79 genomic DNA includes:
- a CDS encoding SDR family NAD(P)-dependent oxidoreductase, whose product MQVCIVTGGNSGVGLMTSVGLAKLGYHVFIACRSHSKATKAIAYISQKTGNPNIEYLPLNLASLESVRQCVELFLAKNLPLNILINNAGIFNGHGVTPEGFELIWGTNYLGHFLLTYLLWDKLQESAPSRVVMVSSDLALKPTTIKWDLFVKSTPFNFIELYNQSKLCLLLLTRQLYQQSSHVTVNAVHPGFVQSNITIGHRLSKFFGIGISPKKGCYSSLFCATSPDCELITGKFFDPKGKEIPLPPLALNNQLCQQLWEQSLDWTGGNKPVGTQIINYDGTDEVWGPYSLNLTPEEIATIRQHIFKEVLPKPPIKVLLISALTALFKLQFGSIMLLFVQCYKRQFYMERHLDSPQLLQLCKDENLLAIIRKHLGDNLRLWRSELWVNYPSRQLIPFWHRDIYPKLLSGEGKTINIYIALTEVTARNGFEYIPKTEAENCPRQITDPFSGNHFYKVPNSVKNQVIPVVLQAGEFVLFTDQVIHRSVYNSSGKVRLSLTLRVAQDTVKILPGYSPIYDQPLSLSN is encoded by the coding sequence ATGCAAGTCTGTATTGTTACGGGTGGCAACTCCGGTGTCGGGTTAATGACATCCGTGGGTTTGGCTAAATTAGGCTATCATGTCTTTATTGCTTGTCGTTCCCACAGCAAAGCCACCAAAGCCATTGCTTATATCTCTCAAAAAACTGGCAACCCTAACATCGAATATTTGCCCTTAAATCTGGCTTCTCTGGAGTCAGTTCGTCAATGTGTTGAACTGTTTTTAGCCAAAAACTTACCCCTAAATATTTTAATCAATAACGCCGGAATATTCAACGGTCACGGTGTCACCCCAGAAGGATTTGAGTTGATTTGGGGAACTAACTATTTGGGACATTTTTTGCTGACTTACTTACTCTGGGATAAATTACAAGAATCTGCCCCTAGTCGAGTGGTTATGGTATCTTCAGATCTCGCCTTAAAACCCACGACAATTAAATGGGATCTATTTGTAAAATCTACCCCCTTCAACTTTATCGAATTATATAATCAATCTAAACTCTGTTTATTACTGTTAACCAGACAACTTTATCAACAATCAAGCCATGTCACTGTTAATGCTGTGCATCCCGGTTTTGTCCAATCTAATATTACCATCGGTCATCGTTTGAGTAAGTTTTTTGGTATCGGAATTAGCCCCAAAAAAGGCTGTTATAGTAGCTTATTCTGTGCTACTTCTCCCGACTGTGAATTAATCACAGGTAAGTTTTTTGACCCTAAAGGGAAGGAAATTCCTTTGCCTCCCTTGGCTTTAAATAATCAGTTATGTCAACAATTGTGGGAACAAAGTTTAGACTGGACTGGTGGTAATAAACCTGTGGGAACCCAGATAATTAATTATGATGGTACTGATGAAGTTTGGGGACCCTATAGCTTAAATTTAACCCCGGAGGAAATCGCTACAATTCGCCAACATATTTTTAAGGAAGTCTTACCTAAGCCACCGATTAAAGTTTTATTGATATCGGCACTAACTGCCTTATTTAAACTACAATTTGGCTCAATTATGTTGCTGTTCGTGCAATGTTATAAACGACAGTTTTACATGGAAAGACATTTAGATTCCCCGCAATTATTGCAGTTGTGTAAAGATGAAAACTTGTTGGCGATTATCAGAAAACATTTAGGGGATAATCTGCGGCTATGGCGTTCGGAATTATGGGTTAATTATCCCTCCCGTCAATTAATCCCATTTTGGCATAGAGATATTTACCCAAAATTATTGTCTGGGGAAGGCAAAACTATTAATATCTATATTGCTTTAACAGAAGTGACCGCCAGAAATGGCTTTGAATATATCCCCAAAACTGAGGCAGAAAATTGTCCCCGGCAAATTACTGACCCTTTCAGCGGTAATCATTTCTACAAGGTTCCTAATTCCGTGAAAAACCAAGTGATTCCGGTGGTTTTGCAGGCGGGAGAATTTGTTTTATTTACTGACCAAGTTATCCATCGTTCGGTTTACAATAGCAGTGGGAAGGTGCGTCTGTCTTTGACTTTAAGAGTTGCCCAAGATACTGTCAAAATTTTGCCGGGATATAGCCCAATTTATGATCAGCCACTATCTTTGTCTAATTAA
- the crtH gene encoding carotenoid isomerase, whose product MPVITHQSFADEPRPTQNFDVIVIGSGIGGLVTATQLAAKGANVLVLESYIIPGGSSGYFEREGYRFDVGASMIFGFGDQGTTNLLTRALEAVNVKLETIPDPVQIHYHLPGELQVRVHRDYEKFLQELGEKFPDERDGIRKFYDECWQVFNCLNAMELLSLEEPRYLMRVFFQNPGACLGLVQYLPKNVGEVAKRHISNPELLKFIDIECYCWSVVPADLTPMINAGMVFSDRHYGGINYPKGGVGQIAQKLAEGLQKAGGTIKYKARVKQILIENGQAVGVELTNGTVYRARRIVSNATRWDTFGKLIPETMMPPSERKWRKRYQKSPSFLSLHLGVEASVLTPETDCHHIIVQDWQKMEEPEGTIFVSIPTLLDQDLAPQGYHIIHAFTPSWIDNWEDLPPTEYEQKKEEAAWGIVDRLEKIFPGLDAGLDYMEVGTARSHRRFLNRDDGTYGPIPSRQLRGLLGMPFNRTAIPGLYCVGDSTFPGQGLNAVAFSGFACAHRIAVDLKLG is encoded by the coding sequence ATGCCTGTTATTACCCACCAGTCCTTTGCTGATGAACCCCGACCGACTCAAAACTTTGATGTAATTGTCATCGGTTCCGGTATTGGAGGCTTAGTCACTGCCACCCAACTGGCAGCCAAAGGCGCGAATGTACTTGTCCTAGAAAGTTACATCATCCCCGGTGGTAGTTCTGGTTACTTTGAGCGAGAGGGATATCGATTTGATGTCGGAGCATCAATGATTTTTGGATTTGGTGACCAAGGCACAACTAACCTGCTCACCCGGGCTCTAGAAGCTGTTAACGTCAAATTAGAAACTATCCCCGACCCAGTTCAAATTCACTACCACCTACCTGGGGAACTCCAAGTTAGGGTTCACCGAGATTATGAGAAATTTTTGCAAGAACTAGGGGAAAAGTTCCCCGACGAACGAGACGGAATTCGTAAGTTTTATGACGAATGTTGGCAGGTGTTTAACTGCTTGAACGCCATGGAACTCCTGTCCCTGGAGGAACCCCGTTATCTGATGCGGGTTTTCTTCCAAAACCCAGGCGCTTGTCTGGGACTGGTCCAATACCTACCCAAAAATGTGGGCGAAGTCGCTAAACGACACATCAGCAACCCGGAATTACTCAAATTTATTGATATTGAGTGTTACTGCTGGTCTGTGGTTCCCGCTGACTTAACTCCCATGATTAACGCTGGGATGGTCTTTTCTGACCGCCACTACGGTGGGATCAACTACCCCAAGGGGGGAGTAGGTCAAATCGCCCAAAAACTGGCTGAAGGCTTACAGAAAGCCGGAGGAACGATTAAATACAAAGCCAGGGTGAAACAGATTTTAATTGAAAATGGGCAAGCTGTGGGGGTCGAACTCACTAACGGTACAGTTTACCGCGCTCGCCGTATAGTTTCCAATGCTACCCGCTGGGATACCTTTGGGAAACTAATCCCTGAAACAATGATGCCGCCTTCTGAGCGAAAATGGCGCAAACGCTATCAGAAATCGCCGAGTTTTCTCAGCTTACATTTGGGGGTAGAAGCCTCGGTTTTAACACCAGAAACCGACTGTCACCACATCATAGTTCAAGATTGGCAAAAAATGGAGGAGCCAGAAGGGACGATTTTTGTCTCGATTCCGACCCTCCTTGACCAGGATTTGGCCCCGCAAGGCTATCATATCATCCATGCTTTTACCCCGAGTTGGATTGATAATTGGGAAGATTTACCACCCACAGAATATGAACAAAAAAAAGAGGAGGCAGCCTGGGGAATTGTAGACCGTCTCGAAAAGATTTTTCCCGGTTTAGATGCGGGTTTGGATTATATGGAAGTGGGAACAGCGCGATCGCACCGTCGTTTTCTTAACCGGGATGACGGAACCTATGGACCTATTCCTAGCCGCCAACTGCGGGGACTCCTAGGAATGCCTTTTAACCGCACTGCTATTCCCGGTCTGTATTGTGTCGGAGATAGCACCTTTCCTGGTCAGGGATTAAATGCTGTCGCCTTTTCTGGGTTCGCCTGTGCCCACCGCATTGCCGTAGATTTAAAGTTAGGCTAA
- the upp gene encoding uracil phosphoribosyltransferase has translation MTLQLRVYVPPHPLIKHWLAIARDVSTPPALFRSAMTELGRWLTYEATRDWFTTVETTVQTPLCECPATYINPEAPMVVIPILRAGLALMEGIQSVVPLTSVYHLGMVRDEETLQVSCYLNKLPDSFDPQTRLIVSEPMLATGGTIMATMAELTKRGIDPGLMRIISVIAAPQALQSLSQEYPSLQVYTAIIDQGLDERGFIVPGLGDAGDRTFGT, from the coding sequence ATGACTCTGCAACTGCGCGTTTACGTCCCCCCCCATCCCCTAATTAAGCATTGGTTGGCGATCGCCCGTGATGTCTCAACTCCGCCGGCCCTATTCCGCAGCGCTATGACGGAACTGGGACGGTGGCTAACCTACGAAGCGACTCGCGATTGGTTCACCACGGTGGAAACTACGGTACAAACTCCCCTGTGTGAATGTCCAGCTACTTATATCAACCCAGAAGCGCCGATGGTGGTTATACCCATTCTGCGGGCGGGATTAGCCCTTATGGAAGGTATCCAAAGCGTGGTGCCGTTAACGTCGGTGTATCACCTGGGAATGGTCCGCGATGAGGAAACCCTACAGGTGAGTTGCTATCTCAATAAACTTCCTGATAGCTTTGACCCTCAAACCCGGTTAATCGTTAGTGAACCGATGCTGGCTACTGGGGGAACCATTATGGCGACTATGGCTGAACTGACCAAGCGCGGTATTGATCCGGGGTTGATGCGAATTATCTCCGTGATAGCCGCCCCCCAAGCCTTACAGTCCCTTAGCCAAGAGTATCCTAGTCTACAAGTTTATACGGCTATTATTGATCAGGGTCTCGATGAGCGAGGTTTTATTGTTCCGGGGTTGGGAGATGCGGGCGATCGCACTTTTGGAACTTGA
- a CDS encoding YggT family protein: protein MSSPLFLLANTVAQFLNIYMVLIFIRILLSWFPNVNLYDGPLSVISQLTDPYLNIFRSFIPPLGGIDLSPIIAIFLLQFVAQIVPRLLYSLA from the coding sequence ATGAGTTCACCATTGTTTCTACTTGCTAATACAGTTGCACAATTCCTGAACATTTACATGGTTCTAATTTTTATTAGAATCCTGCTGAGTTGGTTCCCCAATGTGAATTTATACGATGGTCCTTTATCGGTTATTAGCCAACTAACTGACCCTTATCTTAATATTTTCCGTTCATTTATTCCCCCCTTGGGTGGCATTGACTTGTCCCCCATTATTGCCATTTTCCTGCTTCAGTTTGTGGCTCAAATTGTGCCGCGTTTACTGTACAGCCTAGCCTAA
- a CDS encoding YidH family protein, which produces MTSIDPNPQPKNLNNELAKERNRAASERTLMAWIRTCLSLIGFGFGIDQIVTVIYEETGDNYVNPLRLSRFLGLSFIALGTLALIAASIDHRQELKRICRDDYLYTPRISQALTVAVILAILGVVAFLGIMLGS; this is translated from the coding sequence ATGACCTCAATTGACCCTAACCCGCAGCCTAAAAATCTGAATAATGAGTTGGCGAAAGAACGCAACCGCGCCGCTTCGGAACGGACTTTAATGGCGTGGATTCGTACCTGTTTATCACTGATAGGCTTTGGCTTTGGTATTGACCAAATTGTGACGGTTATCTACGAAGAAACGGGGGATAATTACGTCAACCCTCTGCGTCTGTCTCGCTTCCTCGGTCTTTCGTTTATCGCCTTGGGAACTCTAGCACTAATAGCGGCTTCGATTGACCATCGCCAAGAACTAAAACGCATCTGTAGAGATGATTATTTATACACTCCTAGAATATCTCAAGCGCTGACTGTGGCTGTGATTTTGGCGATTTTAGGGGTGGTGGCATTCTTGGGAATTATGCTGGGTTCATAA
- a CDS encoding calcium-translocating P-type ATPase, PMCA-type, translated as MTITQDQRQDIHHLKGLTPPEVETSRQTHGSNIMTPPPREAAWRQFLGKFDDPVIRILIMAAAIAISLGIVNGNYVEGIGIIVAIALATTLAFLNEYKANQEFDILNRMNDEVPIKVIRDHSFTTIPKKDIVVGDIVIIELGDEIPADGQLIESVSLRVNEASLTGESEAVKKLGTSQLEASGELPDSAYPPDRLLRGTVVTDGHGTFEVTAVGDSTEIGQTAQLVCEITNIDTPLKQQLDRLSRLIGVLGLAIAVLIDIALVVRGILTGNLNLSLGQWYIVALAATSLIITLVRVWLPIVYDGLEISGYEATVPEWLEDDHAIGWVKSTLIGLLVFGVGIAIGYGGNFIPDNVSDWIPASAATEFVTYFMIAVAVIVVAVPEGLALSVTLSLAYSMRKMTKQNNLVRRMHACETIGAATVICSDKTGTLTMNKMQVQEINFPSFSHDIPSDLLTEAIAANSTANLEQHENQKSKAIGNPTEAALLLWLEQNQIDYLSERNRFEIKQQLAFTPDRKYMATLGISAINNQEIMHIKGAPDIVLGHCSSYLSEKGVITLTPETRRLISQELKNCDAGGMRTLGFAYIPQPQLEGDDLNVDDRQDVVWLGFVAIADPVRPEVTEAVRQCRQAGIDIKMITGDSLLTAAQIGSQIGIIDENDTSEAYITGSQLRDMDDELASKTLKKVRVIGRARPQDKQRIVQLLQAQGEVVAVTGDGTNDAAALNQAQVGLAMGSGTFVAKEASDIILLDDSFRSVKQAVLWGRSLYQNIQKFILFQLTINVVACIIALLGPFIGINLPFTVIQLLWVNLIMDTFAALALATEPPTERVMEVPPRNPEDFIISPAMSSSIFTVGAVFLVILVGFLLYIQSDHQVTAYELSLFFTSFVMLQFWNLFNAKCFGSKDSVLSQLWQNPSFLAIAGVIFIGQILIVQFGGSIFRTVPLCLTDWLWIIGGTSLVLWIGESNRAIVRWRKG; from the coding sequence ATGACCATAACCCAGGACCAGCGCCAAGACATCCATCACTTAAAAGGATTAACTCCCCCAGAGGTAGAGACAAGTCGCCAAACTCACGGAAGTAATATCATGACTCCCCCACCAAGGGAAGCAGCTTGGCGGCAATTTTTGGGAAAGTTTGATGATCCGGTGATTCGGATTTTGATTATGGCGGCGGCGATCGCCATTAGTTTAGGAATAGTTAATGGCAATTATGTAGAAGGAATTGGTATTATTGTAGCGATCGCCTTAGCCACTACCCTAGCTTTCTTAAACGAGTATAAAGCCAATCAAGAATTTGATATTCTCAACCGGATGAATGATGAAGTCCCCATCAAAGTAATCCGAGATCATAGTTTTACCACCATTCCCAAAAAAGATATAGTAGTCGGTGATATTGTGATCATCGAATTGGGGGACGAAATCCCCGCCGATGGTCAATTAATTGAATCGGTTTCGCTGCGGGTAAATGAAGCCAGCTTAACCGGAGAATCGGAAGCCGTCAAAAAGTTAGGAACATCACAATTAGAAGCCAGTGGCGAACTTCCAGATAGCGCCTATCCTCCCGATCGCTTATTACGAGGAACAGTAGTTACAGACGGTCATGGCACCTTTGAAGTGACCGCTGTTGGCGATAGTACAGAAATCGGTCAAACCGCGCAATTAGTGTGCGAAATCACCAATATAGACACCCCCCTAAAACAGCAATTAGACCGCCTCAGTCGCTTAATTGGAGTCCTAGGGTTAGCCATTGCCGTTTTAATTGATATAGCCTTAGTGGTGCGCGGTATCCTCACCGGAAACCTTAACCTGAGTCTAGGACAGTGGTATATAGTCGCCCTAGCTGCTACCAGTTTAATCATTACCCTAGTTAGGGTATGGTTACCCATTGTTTATGATGGTTTAGAAATCTCAGGTTATGAGGCGACTGTGCCAGAATGGTTAGAAGATGATCACGCCATTGGCTGGGTGAAATCAACTTTAATAGGTTTGTTAGTTTTTGGGGTGGGAATTGCGATCGGTTATGGAGGCAATTTTATTCCCGATAATGTTAGTGATTGGATTCCCGCATCAGCCGCCACTGAGTTTGTCACCTACTTTATGATTGCGGTGGCGGTGATTGTGGTCGCTGTCCCGGAAGGTCTGGCGCTAAGTGTCACCCTCAGCCTCGCCTATAGCATGAGGAAAATGACCAAACAAAATAACCTCGTGCGAAGGATGCACGCCTGCGAAACCATTGGCGCGGCTACGGTTATTTGTTCTGATAAAACCGGAACTTTAACCATGAATAAAATGCAGGTACAAGAGATAAATTTCCCCAGTTTCAGCCACGATATTCCCAGTGATTTATTAACCGAAGCCATAGCCGCCAACAGTACCGCCAACTTAGAACAACATGAGAACCAAAAATCTAAGGCGATCGGGAATCCCACGGAGGCGGCGCTGTTGTTATGGTTAGAACAAAATCAGATTGATTATCTCTCCGAACGCAATAGGTTTGAGATTAAACAACAACTAGCTTTTACCCCCGATCGCAAATATATGGCGACCCTGGGAATATCAGCTATCAATAATCAGGAGATAATGCACATCAAAGGCGCTCCCGATATTGTCCTAGGTCATTGTTCCTCCTATTTGTCGGAAAAGGGCGTAATTACCCTCACCCCAGAAACCAGAAGATTGATTTCTCAGGAGTTAAAAAACTGCGATGCGGGAGGAATGCGAACCCTGGGATTTGCTTATATCCCTCAACCCCAACTCGAAGGGGATGATTTGAATGTAGACGATCGCCAAGATGTAGTATGGTTAGGATTTGTGGCGATCGCCGATCCGGTACGTCCAGAAGTTACCGAAGCCGTCCGCCAATGTCGCCAAGCCGGAATTGATATTAAAATGATTACCGGCGATAGTCTGCTAACCGCCGCCCAAATTGGTAGTCAAATTGGGATTATCGATGAAAACGACACCAGCGAGGCTTATATTACCGGAAGCCAACTCCGAGACATGGATGATGAACTCGCCAGCAAAACCCTCAAAAAAGTGCGGGTAATAGGTCGCGCTCGTCCTCAAGATAAACAGCGCATCGTCCAGCTATTACAGGCTCAAGGAGAGGTGGTAGCCGTTACCGGAGACGGAACCAATGATGCGGCGGCTCTCAATCAAGCCCAAGTCGGTTTAGCCATGGGTAGCGGCACTTTTGTGGCCAAAGAAGCCAGCGATATTATCCTGTTAGATGACTCTTTTCGGAGTGTCAAACAGGCAGTTTTATGGGGGCGATCGCTCTATCAAAACATCCAAAAATTCATCTTGTTTCAACTCACAATTAATGTGGTCGCCTGCATTATTGCGCTGTTAGGACCTTTTATCGGCATTAACCTACCCTTTACCGTAATTCAGCTTTTGTGGGTAAACCTAATTATGGATACCTTCGCCGCCCTCGCCTTAGCCACAGAACCCCCGACCGAAAGGGTGATGGAAGTACCACCCAGAAACCCGGAAGACTTTATTATCTCCCCAGCCATGTCGTCGTCAATCTTTACTGTGGGGGCAGTATTTTTAGTGATTCTGGTCGGTTTTCTACTGTATATCCAATCTGATCATCAGGTAACAGCCTATGAACTCTCACTATTTTTCACCAGTTTTGTGATGCTGCAATTCTGGAATTTATTTAATGCCAAATGCTTCGGTTCCAAGGATTCGGTCTTATCCCAACTCTGGCAAAATCCTAGTTTTTTGGCGATCGCCGGAGTCATTTTCATCGGACAAATTCTGATTGTTCAATTTGGCGGCAGCATTTTCCGAACTGTTCCCCTGTGTCTGACAGACTGGTTATGGATTATAGGCGGAACCTCCCTCGTCCTGTGGATTGGTGAATCAAATCGGGCGATCGTCCGCTGGAGAAAAGGTTAA
- a CDS encoding type II toxin-antitoxin system VapC family toxin: MSFLIDTNILLRSADANHSMYADAVTATNILLAQGGDVCIIPQNLIEFWNVYTRPVDKNGLGHTPTEAAAEVNRLKGLFLLLPDRLAIYSEWERLVLTYGVRGVNVHDARLVAAMLIHGLTHILTFNIRDFARYGEVMAVHPMDVRS; this comes from the coding sequence ATGTCATTTTTGATTGATACTAATATTCTGTTGCGGAGTGCAGACGCTAATCATTCCATGTACGCCGATGCAGTAACAGCGACAAATATTCTGCTTGCACAAGGGGGAGATGTTTGTATCATTCCCCAAAATTTAATCGAGTTTTGGAATGTTTACACCCGCCCTGTAGATAAGAATGGTTTAGGACATACCCCAACGGAAGCGGCTGCTGAAGTCAATCGATTAAAAGGGCTTTTTTTGCTATTACCGGATAGGTTAGCCATTTATTCGGAGTGGGAAAGGTTGGTGCTGACTTATGGGGTGAGGGGAGTTAATGTCCATGATGCGCGGTTGGTGGCAGCAATGCTGATACATGGATTGACTCATATTCTGACTTTTAATATCAGGGATTTTGCCCGCTATGGGGAAGTGATGGCAGTGCATCCGATGGATGTGCGATCGTAA